The Thermodesulfobacteriota bacterium DNA window TTTGCTTATTCTTTTTCTTATCTTCTTACCTCTAATTGATGTCGGGAGTGAACGAAGTCCGTTAAAAAGACCTGTTTTCCTGATACTTGCAGTTCTTGGGGTTTTGGTGTTTCTAGCCCTTACTGTTTTGGGAAAAATTCTCTAGAAAAGGAGACAGGATGATCATCAAATATCTACTCTTTTTTTCTTTTGGCTCGCTTCTCTTTGCTTTTGTAGCTCAGGTTTTTGCCCAAGAGCAGGAAAGCTCCTGCATTTCTTGCCATACCGAGTTTGGGGATGATTTGGCCAAGCCAGTAGGGCTTTGGCAAGAAAGCATTCACAAACAAAATGGTATCTCTTGTAACAACTGTCACGGCGGCAACCCTGAGTTACAGGATATGGAAGCAATGAGCCCGGGGGAAGGTTTTGTCGGGGCCCCTACAGAAGAAGAGGTTCCCGAGTTCTGTGGAAAGTGCCATGTGGCTGTTATGGAGAACTATATGAAGAGTCCTCATTGGCTAACCGAGAAGAAGAAACGCCCAGTTTGCACTACGTGCCATACCGCTCACCATCAGCAAAGGGCTACAGTGGGTCTTATCAGCGAAGAGAATTGCTCAAGGTGTCACACCTATGAACGGGCAAAAAAGATAAAATTTGTTATGGAAGGAACGGAGACGAAGATAGACCAGCTTAATAACAGTATCGAGAAGGTTAAGGAAGAGGGTTTTGATACGCAAAGCCTTGAAGCTGCACTCTTTGCAAACAGAAACCAGTTTCACCGCTTAACCCATGTTCTTTCGGTCGACTTAATAATAGACAGGACTGGCACGATCACGGATGATATAGACAAAATCGAAAAGGCAGTGAAGGATGATGAAACCACAATC harbors:
- a CDS encoding multiheme c-type cytochrome, which produces MIIKYLLFFSFGSLLFAFVAQVFAQEQESSCISCHTEFGDDLAKPVGLWQESIHKQNGISCNNCHGGNPELQDMEAMSPGEGFVGAPTEEEVPEFCGKCHVAVMENYMKSPHWLTEKKKRPVCTTCHTAHHQQRATVGLISEENCSRCHTYERAKKIKFVMEGTETKIDQLNNSIEKVKEEGFDTQSLEAALFANRNQFHRLTHVLSVDLIIDRTGTITDDIDKIEKAVKDDETTIKRRKIFGAILIAFLFISAFVIHNYRKSLS